Genomic segment of Odontesthes bonariensis isolate fOdoBon6 chromosome 10, fOdoBon6.hap1, whole genome shotgun sequence:
TGTAGGGTCACAGTGTCGTGTTTAAGAagcatttgaaaatgttcacaGACAGAGATATTCAACACACTCTTATGCACTGGAACAGGAACAAGCTTGTGTAAAAACCTAAATTAATGCATgtttctccatgtttgttttttctaaaaaaTCTCCAAACAGCAACCTACTGGAACGATGCACCATGTGACCATGGAAGATATTTCATTTGTGGAAAGAATCTGTGATGCATCCGGCCATGTCAGCAACAAGGATAATCTCAGGCCTCATCACTCTTTTCTGTTCTAATCAAACACTTCCAGATTAACACAGACCAAAAGAGCTCTTATGATTATGATTTCTGATTTTTTTCATCATATATTAACTCTGCATTTATTAATTCGACTGTAGATTTTATCTGCACGTTCAATAAAAATCCTCCAAATGCTGTTCTGAATCACTCTGTTCTGTGGTTTCTTGTGTCCTTTCTATGGTTTTATGTTTTTGGTGCAGCTGGCTGAAGGCTTCTGTGTGAAGATGTGGGCCTACATTAGGGGCTTCTTCTCTGCTCACAGCGTGCACGTTTACATGAAACATGAGGGAAACAAACTATTGTGTTAGTCCAACCAAAGTTGAACAGAATCAAGCTTCTCAGATCTGGACTAACACTCCCAGATGATGCAGTTGTGGATGGAACCACTCTGTCAGGCTTGGACTAAAGAGGAgactcagatgcagagagtTGGCGGAAGGGCAGACTTTATTAAaagggaactgcggtattttcaacattaagcctcttttctgagtcgtctgcaatgtttcagaacccccctcaccacttttttgatgtttactgctgtctccggtatttgcctaattttgattcttctcaacctgcttcagaatggcaagtcatgtgcatgtctagaaaggtccgtaaaagcacaataaacgttcgttttcaaaagcatcaactcaccggagtggttactggtgtgcactggtaatccagatcaaatttcgttgcgaaaagttgcttctgtcgtgttttatttgacattttgtaaatcccattgagttctatggaagactggatgttcgttgatattactccgccatcaagtggtgtggagtatagcaagtcagattcaactgctgagcagaagtttatccacggctgtgaggtggctaagaaaatagtgcgagcatgaacgagctgccaatttttccaattttctgaggcccccctagcgccccctggcggcccccactttgaaaaccactggtctaaccaactgattggtttcatagataagtacagctgagtatcatctgCAAAGCATTGAAAATgtagagagggttcaggctgtgttggagaataaaggagctcagtgcagatattcactttaaagctgcttagaactgaacaaactctgtttctgtctcagattctatgtttatgttcatgtttacaCGGTTCAGCTATCTACAGGTATCAACAAGGGTTGGCTTGAGACTCCTGCAGTGTGCTGATACTTAAGTATTGTTTAATCTTGTTTAAAGTGGAACTCTATGGTAAGGAGGAGGCACCTGTCACCTGTTTGCATGGATGCATGTTTCCCTCCCAGCAATGCTGCATTCAACAACAGAACTCCAAGTTTCACATCTCTGACCAGAAACATGTTCATGAACACGGAGCATGAAAGCTGATTTTATGAAGCCTAAACATGTTGCTTTTCAAGCAGTTAAACCACTTTATCTCTTTGAGATCAGATCAATCTGTTTGCACCTCAGTCTGGCTTCAGTGTTTAACAAGTCAGAAAATAATATAATACCACGAGACTGCAAGCTGTAAATGAAAGGAAAGTTTATTCATGTAGCTCAAAGAAAACTGACGCAGAAtaacagaacaaaagaaaaagacgaGTTGATCACAAAGGATATTGAATCAGTGTTACAATTAGAGTCATATTAAAGAAAATCAATACTATCTAATCACATGTGTATTAACACTGTGGTCCAAACGTCACCGGCCTCGTCTCCCAACAGCTATAAAGTGAACTTTATTCTAAATGGTGTATTTGGATTTTTTCAGGATTCGATTGGTTGATTATTGATTCAATATATATTGAATTTAAAGCATGAATTTGATGATGTCATCTTCTTTTCGGTGATGTCCTCAAATGGCAGGAGCTGCAAAAGACCAGGTAAAAACTGAATTTCAGTCAGAAGAAATCAGCACCAAAATGTGGCAGAAAAACCTTTTGTTAACACACTGTGAATGTGGTTTGGTGGGAATAATCATGTCTTCTGCAGCTTTTTAGGAAACATGCGGaggaattaaataaaaagatataCAATGAGATAAATAACTGACAGAAATGGACTAGAATACGAAACATAAGAAAGGAACTATTAAACCAACGCAGAAAAACACAGACCATGACAACCTGACATCACACTTCATGGTGTTCACTGAGTTGAGTCACATGATGAATATCTCCATCACAACTGAGCCAGTAAAATTGACCAATCACGTTTAGTTTTGTCCCTAAGTCATTGCTGTCCCGGTTCAAACCCTCCATGTGGGACGCTGTGGTCACTAAACACGTATTTTCTGTGCAGAAAAAGTGAACTACGCCCACTCTTGCTGCTCCATGAGCAGCATTCTCATTGAAAACTGGCGTAAGCATCCAGGTGTTGGGTTAGAAGTAATGCTGATCAGAGCCAGAGCCCATAAATACCCCCGAACACTGCAGAGTCACTTGATGCGGGACTGAATTCTGATCATGTTCCTGTAATACTCAACAACACCAGATGTTAGTGGGCTTCACATTTCATCAAATCTTTCCATGACAGCTTAGCAACCATAACTAGGTTTGCAGTTCAGTCAGATTTCTTATATCCATTTGCTCAGACATGAACTGTAAATGTTAGCATGTCAAGCTGTGTAGCTCACAAAGTTATGCGGTGGAACTACAAAAGTCAAGCTAGAGCTCATATTCAGCTGTGATTGTTGCAGCTGATCCTCAGCTGTGTTGGTGTCCGAGCCTTTGGTTCAGGTTGTGGAGCAGTTAGCATCGCTCTCATTCTTTTTGTAGCTTCTCCAACTTCTATCCCAGCAGCATCTCATGTCACAGCCCCACACACATTATAAAGCAGCTTCAGTACATTGCTGCCACCTGGTGGTATAAGCATTACCACCAGTGTAACCTTAGCAGCTTGTTTAATCCCACTGTGCAGATcaacatgtgtttgtgtggaagTTCAGCCATTAACGGATCCCAGATATCAGCAGAGCTCTCTGTGTTGTCAGCAGCTTTTATATCTTTACAGCAGAGTCACTTCCAAACACCAACGTGAGTCGGGGTCAATCTGAAATACCAGCTTCCAGAGAAAGTTGATTCTCATGattggaaactgtttttgaccaATAAAGGTTAACTTGAATAGGCTTTCGTTTCTGGTTaatatagaaaataaatgtgacCTCATGGCTCTGTTTAACACTACCTGGTTTCAGTAAATAGTCCATAAAAGGCCTGTcggagctatttgttattttgtaatatttggctcacttattatttagttaccttttgggggtttagttttggggaatacaccttttttggttgtttatgatatttagtattttttgagttaatttgggtatttaactatgcttttattttgaaggcacTGGTTAGCTGGGGCTCACTGGGAGAGTTTTATTAGATGGGCAGGCAGtcacaggtgagcaggcacctgggagggcTAATGGTTTTTGaccagggcaagagaggcggcaaaggcAAAGTTCTTTGTTCGTTTGCTTGGTTTGAAGAATAAACCTaaagaaacaattttttttttgcctggacaatggactcatttatcctgcgtaaattcactccctAGCTGTCTCAGTGGCtgtttgatttcatttagtttattattgttttgattttttgattATTGACACTGAGGACGAGTAGTCCATAAAAGGCCTTTAAAGTACTTACATATGCATATGTAGGTCACCTCCAGGTACTTGTATGTGCCAACACAGGGGTCTCCAAACATTGAGTTGCTTGCTTTGACAGAACAGCTGCTTTTCCCATTGCAGCTGTGGATGAAACAGGAGCTTTAACATGGACTGAGGGAACATGGGTGCTATTAGATGGAGGATTGGAGTAAAGTAACATTCTGTACCTGGCAGCAACTTCACTCGCAGGCCTTGAGCAGAGGATATTTTGGACCTGATCGGTAGGACGCCCAAAAATGCACGTGTTCCTGTCACTGCGTCCATAATCGGCCCCGAGGACAGATATAACCTGCCCCTCACCTGACGAACAGAGAAGTTAGATACCCAGCTGGTGAAAGCAaggaaaacacaaacatgtatATTTATGGCATCAATCCAATGAAAATACAAGAATCTCACCACACTGAAGGTTTGCCAGAGAAAATTCACACGCTACACTTCGGACTGTTGGAGCAACAGAAATCACATGAGAAACAGAAATCACCTCTGTTCAGCTGTTATGAGTTCAGTTTGATGCCACAGACCTGCAGGGAAGCAGCCGTAGGTGGTGTCCAGGTACTTGTAGATGCCATGGCAGGGATCAGAGGTACGAACGACGTTTGCATTGATTTCACACACTTTCTTACCGTCACATCTGCAGGAGcaaaaggaaggaaaagagCTTGTTTCCAGGTTTGAATAGAgggattcaaggtaaacacaagaaacttgtgctaaagaaaaataaataaataaaaagaaccagactcagtgaataattccctatactatagatcagtgagcaccaacatatcattggggtcatcaggtgggaacctcctttcatcagtgtttcgtctagttgggcccacaacacctccaggaggctagagagtgatcactggcgttccagagtcactcccctaatgccagccaacactgctcctcacaccacaacaaccatcttttttttctgggctttttatgcctttaatgataggacagttggagagagacaggaatgcaaggggcagagagaggggggagacatgcagcaaagggccgctcggtgcgggactcgaaccggggccagctgcagcgaggactatagcctctgtacatggggcggctgcttaacccactacgccaccgaccaccccaacaaccatcttttacagccacaagctaccccagcctctcaccaactgcacatcAGTCACAGCcaggatgcaaaccctggttcgggtagggggtaatgaaaatatagagggtgccagaggtggaggcaggacaagacacaccagcagattcagccgacaaactcacctaaacagtcctataatcactaaaaatgccagcaaaatcaaagccatacaactcactcaaagccaacttacccaaaatggccgcctggtttcaaaaggatcacatgggccaaaccctccacttaaatatcttgaacttcttctttgctttttcaaaagtctgtttaccctaagtgctccccctgctgggcccccagctgctattgcttcttctaatccaaatccactgactggattttactgcctcatctggcacttccttcactattttcctcacactctgtccacttacacccagctccctcaacaatgagacaacagactttgcaacaaatcctttacatcctacttccactggacagattctaactttccatcctcgctgctctgcttctgcccccaactctacatatctaagctttttcctttcatatgcttctgctactaattcctcccaaggaacagtcagctctatgaaatagactctcatcctactcctagaccacaagactatatcaggccttagatttgtagaggctatctcctggggaacaacaaacGTATTttctaaatctacctgcatctcccaatcacaagcatcctccaagctgccgtgtctccttatcgtcttataaactttctccccctcttgaacaaactgaattgcaactctcttcaccttagaccttCCTAAGTTTACCAGCCtttgtttatcttcaatacctgcagctaagcttcttaatacttggtcatgtcgccatgtataccggccttgtgacagactaaccttacaacctgacaagatatgccttagagttgcagtacctgaacataacgaacataacgggtctccatttacccagagtttcagGTTCTGGGAAGTTGGtcatacatcatatgttgcccctaccaaaaatctaatactcctttccttcatactccacagttctttccaactaagctttttcttctctacaccttcacaattcaaccaccgtccctgcttagcctgagccactgcctttgcaccccttaacatttcctcctgtctacgaacctgctcaacaactagctttctcttctccttgggacctgctctactccacactggtttgcctaggccaagccccaagcctccccggcctatttgcatattacccacaatctctgcatgtctaagagttgcttctccctcctgagctgccattcttggattcCACTTTCTCCCActttactaactaccacatctttacttggaccccttctgttcactctatacatgctgcctctgggtcaaattctgaagaactctaaagacAGTGGCCAcaaacagtggccacatcaacctataggaaacaatccaaaccgcagacaccacagcttcaactttcctggaagccctgatttatctattctatccagtccctcagcaacatctttctgaaactgcactgcctgctctccatcattcatgtctgcctggtaccacctgcctaaactctttactgccttttccctaattattggaatgttttcttcatcaattacaaactttctatcacttaatttccctctacttattgagatacttctagacttagtaggtttgattttcataccagcccactttagatttttattaagtctctcaagtattctcttcatacatggcactgttgtagtcaccaacgtcatatcatccatgtatgctctaattggtgtaaggcgcatgccatcctgacgtctctctccacctacaacccacttggaagctctaataattatctccatcgccattgtaaatgctaatggagaaatagtacaccctgccataatgcctatttctagcctctgccaacctgttgtgaaacctgctgtacttaggcagtctaatatcctgaaaatatgctcttactaagttaacaactattaCAGGCACTCcaaaatactcaaatgctttccaaataaggctatgtggcactgaaacaaatgcatttgctagatccagaaatataacttgcaagtcttttttctcaatcttgaatctgatgccaaatcatgctagtgtgctttaaacaccctgcgaaacctggtattcctgccttctgcacagtatctatcaagctattcttttctaaataactggctaatctctgtgcaactaaactaaagaaaatcttcccctcttcatttaggagagagatcatccggaactgactcaggtccgaggcctctttctcctttggaataataacgcctcctgccctacgccatgctctaggaataacctgtttctcccaaactattttTAATTGCCTCCACTAAAACTTGAGGAcatcaggtgcacttttataaacccggtaggggactccatttgaCCCTGGGGCCGCcgaagcctttgcacgcctgactacctcctcaacctccttccacctaggtggtctaacgtccatcttatgagctatctctcctaacggtggcatgtcaggtggaaggcctactactctacgctgttcaagatctgaatatgtatttcttagatactcttccacctctgactttgttgccttaagctgccctcccttttcctggttaaacaatcctttttACAAACTTGAACGGATCCCTGTAAAATGCCGTtcttacatattctttcttctgtctctttttcctaatATTTTCCgcccttctgagtattgctagcctgcctctcgattcttcctgcaaaacattaattccctctctctcttcttctgtatcttttttccactgctttcttaaatttcttctttccttaaccaatttctccatctctttttgccgtctagacttaactaaatgtactgtttcaaccctctttctatcttgcaccccaaatctttctacacaataggagtaaattatatctcccatcttctctagcctatcgcttgcatttcctcctaacctacccaatattattgacaaatctttattgactgcctcccattctttgttactatttgccctaggccacttaactctagctttctgctccatatttctctctctaactggcctgttcacctcagtatcagctgcatcccttcttagaacctcctcctccccctccgtagctgtgttattgatatccttcggactgtggttttctacctgccgctggacttcatccgGCTTACTCGactgacttcttaaaaagtactgatcgattcggccacactgcccttcctttaccacacatctctttcttccctgatgcattttaaggcctctaactgatgtttctttctgccagccacaaggacaaacctgaaGCTTACTTCCCTCTGGTCTACCACTTTTATTtacgctctctttcctctgagaaTTGTTCTGGTCAGTtctagccctagagaataggtccgtgcccctatCCTTCACTGAGTCGTGTATCCACCTCATAGTCATGTTCGTTCCAGGGAAGTGAATTGATTACAGATTGATCTCTGGTGGGCCTGTTACTGTTTAATATCAACATCATTAGGAATGTTGTCCCACCAAAATGAGCGGTTGCTCAATTTGTCTCAGACTTTTTCATCCCACCACATGTCATCCATCACTTGGCTGCTTCAGCTGTTTATTTATCGCTTTAACTTTGATTCATTTCCAACTCCGTTAGCTCCTTTTAGTCAAGTTAAACCTCTGCTGCTTGTCAAATTCAAACATTTTCAATGAGTGTGCGACTCATCTGGTGGATTGATTCTGCGTCGTCATGGCAACTGTACCTTTTTTTCAGGACATCCACAGTGCCTTTCTGAGAGCACTTTGTGTTGGTGAGCTGCTCTGAAGGTCTGCCCTCACTGCAGGTCTCTGTGTCCAAACGTCCATACAGAGCTGACTGCACGATGATCACGCCATCCTCTGTttcacagaaaacacaggaagaaGATTTAATAATCCCAATCATCTTTATTTGATCCCAATAAAACTTCATTTTTCCatcacataaaaaagaaaatgaattaaataaattaaaataattcaaatctcTTGAAGTGAAAATGTATGTCAAGTAGATAATGGTGTAAGACCCCTTAAATAACTTATAGAAATAATAACTGTCTatgtttcatttatgttttatcaAGAAATCCAACATCTAAGCTTCCTGGTTTTacatcagcctcagtttctttCAGACAGAAAGAGGCAGCTCCTGGTCCATGTGAGTTCAGCTGAGTTCTCTGCACAGACGCTGTCTTTAAGCTGCTTTAATGCTGATtctgtggttataaaatcaggattttattagagcagagcgacagtctggaaatgctttaagtgagcTGACACGTAGTCCTAATGGGCTGATTTTAGTCCAAGTTTtgagaaaagaaacagaaaaatatgtgaatcggagcagctttactgggaattcagctggattaataaACACTTTACAGTTTTTTCCTGAAAGATGCAGAAATGTTAAACTTTTTGGCCTGTATAAAGCACCAAGCACCATCAGTCTATTTATATATCTATGATTcatgtattttgtgttttgcattttCCTATGTTTCGGGGTTTCTTATGTTCTGATGGACAACCAGGAGGTCATCCGGGAGGTCGGCCAGAGGAGCTCCTGATGATCCAAAACCACAGTAAAAACAGTAGAAAAACAAGGCCTGAGACATGGACATGAAACAGTGATCCGACAGGGAATAACTGAAACCAAGGAGTTAATATACTGAGGGagtaaatactacaaaataaaacaggaagtgaactaaATAAGGAGTAAGAATCTATCTATCAGTCTATCTAAGATAAGATGAGAAGTAAGAATAGAATCGACTTGTTTACTTTGACTTGTTTTCCAGCAAACTTTTGAGTGTGCTGGAGCTGCTCAGTCGTACCGCAGCTCATGCGCTGGACATTGTGACTGTCATCGCAGGTGATCACTCTCTCTGTGGTTATGGCGGTCCCAGCGAAGGGAAACGGTTCTTCGGCTCCGGCAAAACCTGGAATGAAAAGCAAAATGTTTGGTGAATAGTTACTCCATAAAAGAGAAAATCTGTTGGTTATGGTGCTGAAGCAGCTCTCTCACCTACACTTTCTTTTCAGGttgatataaataaatacatgtagaaatatttatttcattaaatGGTGGAGGGAGCTGCATCAACAAAGACTGCTGACAAGATAACAGATCAAAAGGTCAGATCTCCACTTTCTGGGTTAAGAGTCGCCTCCCTCAGCATTTCATTGTAAACTATACAACTCTGAATAATATGGCATGCATTAAAGTTACTTATAGAGTCAAAACAAAGCTTGATTAAGTGTAAAAAGTTTGGATTCCCTCCTGTGCCTCACAATGGCTTGGTTTTACAGAACAGAATGAAATGTGTATTGACCTGAACACGTCAGCAAAGATGATGCTGCCAGCactgaaaagagaaaagaaacctCAGTGTTAGTTGATTTACTTGTCCTGTTACTTCTGTTTAAAGCTGCTTTAGCATTGGGCTTTTCCATGTCGAGTCAGACAAATTAATTCCACTTCCCCATGAATGATGATGATCATGGTGATCACACCATCAGGCTGCAGTGAAACAGTAAAGTCTGAGGGCAGAGACGAAGGAATGCAGGAACGGCTCAGATCACAGAGTCAAAACCTGGAGACATTTCAGTAGCATGAACTACAGCTTTCATAAGGAGGGTGAGAGGGAACAGGTGGATGGATGATCAGAACATCCAGGATTTTTATGCACAAGGGTCAGTTTCACTGTGCTCAGAGTTTGTACTGAAACATGAATGTGCATCATTTTTGCACCTTCACCATCAAACATCATGTAAAACCTTCATATCTTTAAAAATCATAAGGCTCGGTATGATTACTGGTTTTCATCGTAGACTGTATCTTTAAGgattgagatgacatttgttgtgagtTGGCGCTCTATAGATAAAATCAAATTGAATTATATAATCATAAGTGAAAACAGTGCTTTGCCCTGAGAAGAGACAGAGGTCCCATCACTATCCCCACCTCAGTTCTTTCTCTTTAACTTCACAGGCAAAACCTGAAGAAACTGAAAAGACTTTCATGCTCACAGGTTAAAAATGATCATTTGGCTGATGGCAGATACAGgttgtttctgtctcttttaacactctggggtctaagaacccgccggcgggatttttgacacttctccaaaaacacatctgtaactgtgagtttttgtcattcaaacatataagtgacaccattaaaaaccttgaaacttatacttttcaaatatatatatatatatattaaaataaatgatatagctggccctttttaaagagagtgaaaagaaatctttggattttctgtactctcTGACTGCATCagcctcctaggccacacctatcgctattcacatgttaagtaccaggtgattgagtggctattcacaggtgagaacacgccccattcagccagcatcaacagacaattatcacatggagagtgacaggggggtgggggcaatcgggggtgttacacacccatctaattaggaTTCAgctaacagagacactgccttgagttacaatgacttttttacagcttgtgtggaaacaacaaaacatttctgactgcactttttacttttatgcagccaacacttttgtttacaaggttcaaccttcaaaagtcttggctagatatatttatagacctctaaaacctgttttttgtacagttgtgtttcccctcaatttaaataaaacttgtttgtattacattcacttcactctcatattgttttttgttaggcttttcagaatacaaccatatgtgtcacttttgcagagatgtttacagttagttgaaatacttgaaaatgtcaaggtgttgcaaactgcctcaaagtctctgaaagaaTGTATAGAAATAATAATTTCTTCTGTCTCCTTCTATGTTttatcaataaatcaaacatCTACAGTCAGCTGTGTACTTACGCAGTGAGATGCTCAGTCTGGTGCAGAACATGGTGTCAGGAGATGCGGTCGGAGGTGCTGAAATGaaggaaatgaaaaagactCTGGATATTTATTCTGCTGGGGTAAGAGCCATCTTACGACACACGAATACAAAGTATGGGGAAATAATCTTTTACTGACGTGTTGCATAGATTAaatcagaaaacaaaaatgCTGGAACTGGTCTAACTGGCACGTGCAAGAGGAtggtagatttgcatactccacgcccaaaatgataccatataaggctgtgcttcctctgtcctgtgccaggaagtgttgagtcatgagaacggcatcaaggcgcataaagaacaactttacgggctctgagattaaagttctgctttcagagatccagaaaggaaaatctgtcatttttagcagtgtcagcagtggaattacgggacctgctaaagccaagaaatgggaagcaattacgagtgctgttaactctgtgtcaccgaaataaaaaagaaatggtttaatatgaaaatggcttaaaaaaaacaaaaacgtctcgccatggccaggcgctcgatgactgcaactaaagccgtgcaatcagttgttgcctcatcatgatggctctttgatggggcggttaatgaggggggtcttctggcaccacaccttctggtctgcctgggctggttcaggtggagaccctcgttcatggcaatattgtacAAATCTGGGAtgacttctctgggctatagagcagtttgcccccccgctgtatcgagacgcacccacctggccttcagctcagtgcgctccacgacagcacgggtgctttgatgcgtatatgtgtccagtctattgctccgattatgtttggcagtccagccacggcatgaaagtccctcttaatttgtacttgttggacagcggtgtatgggaatctgatgtaccatgggtgataaactgatgagagctttgatgaccaagcggagcgcacgactcacagaggactgggacacccccgatctgtctccaatctccctctgaaaggttccagtggccaaaaatccaagggtggtgaggacctggacgtgtggtggaattgggtttgatcggcgtgtttctctctggagttctagcaagctgcatatttgcagcagcaaagtccttgggaatcttaatcacgatgtcagccattcgtctgtctccgcaaggatatcta
This window contains:
- the LOC142390496 gene encoding L-rhamnose-binding lectin SML-like; protein product: MFCTRLSISLLLAASSLLTCSGFAGAEEPFPFAGTAITTERVITCDDSHNVQRMSCEDGVIIVQSALYGRLDTETCSEGRPSEQLTNTKCSQKGTVDVLKKRCDGKKVCEINANVVRTSDPCHGIYKYLDTTYGCFPAVRSVACEFSLANLQCGEGQVISVLGADYGRSDRNTCIFGRPTDQVQNILCSRPASEVAASCNGKSSCSVKASNSMFGDPCVGTYKYLEVTYICISPAI